Proteins encoded by one window of Silvibacterium dinghuense:
- a CDS encoding flagella basal body P-ring formation protein FlgA, which yields MSVPWLLAAMLLGAGNKSCTGERVEAVVHDATTRRDWLRMRDCAHPEWPAHLQLDPIGQRLKEPLGYAEAKALPAPIVVKAGMPVTVWQDGTAHIRLSGVAAQSAPIGGEIVVRLGSGWLLRGVVRGPGSVELSAPAGWSRP from the coding sequence ATGAGTGTCCCATGGCTGCTGGCCGCCATGCTTCTTGGCGCGGGAAATAAAAGCTGCACGGGAGAGCGCGTCGAGGCGGTCGTCCACGACGCTACGACACGCCGCGACTGGCTCCGCATGCGCGACTGCGCTCATCCGGAGTGGCCTGCGCATCTTCAACTTGATCCCATCGGTCAGCGTTTGAAAGAGCCTCTCGGCTATGCGGAGGCTAAAGCGTTGCCGGCGCCGATCGTGGTCAAGGCCGGCATGCCGGTGACGGTCTGGCAGGATGGCACGGCGCACATTCGCCTGAGTGGCGTTGCGGCGCAGTCGGCGCCGATCGGGGGAGAGATTGTGGTTCGCCTGGGAAGCGGATGGCTGTTGCGCGGAGTCGTGCGCGGACCCGGTTCCGTAGAGTTGTCTGCGCCTGCAGGCTGGAGCAGGCCATGA
- the flgG gene encoding flagellar basal-body rod protein FlgG → MIRALYTAASGMSAQQLNLDTIANNLANSSTVGFRQRSLQFQDMIYQNLITPGAAQSQQTVSAGLQIGLGTKSAATEIIMTQGDLNQTNNPLDLAIQGNGFFQVQRPDGTLAYTRAGNFFLNNQGTIVDAQGDELVPAITIPTTATAVTITQYGVVNATLPGQTNPSQLGQIQLATFTNQGGLESIGSNLFTATLSSGDAVLGNPGGTEGVGTLQQGYLENSNVDVVGAFVQMVLAQRAYESNSKVVTAADNMYSQVNNMIK, encoded by the coding sequence ATGATCCGGGCACTGTATACGGCGGCCAGCGGTATGAGCGCGCAGCAGCTGAATCTCGACACGATTGCCAATAACCTGGCGAACTCTTCAACCGTAGGCTTTCGCCAGCGTTCGTTGCAGTTCCAGGACATGATCTATCAGAACCTGATCACACCGGGCGCGGCGCAAAGCCAGCAGACGGTTTCCGCTGGTCTGCAGATTGGTCTTGGTACGAAGTCTGCAGCTACCGAGATCATCATGACGCAGGGTGATCTGAACCAGACGAACAATCCCCTCGATCTCGCTATCCAGGGCAATGGCTTCTTCCAGGTGCAACGTCCGGACGGCACGCTTGCGTATACACGGGCAGGCAATTTCTTTCTGAACAACCAGGGCACGATCGTCGATGCGCAAGGCGATGAGCTGGTGCCGGCTATCACGATTCCGACCACGGCCACTGCGGTAACGATCACCCAGTACGGCGTGGTGAATGCAACCTTGCCGGGGCAGACAAATCCATCGCAGCTTGGCCAGATCCAGCTGGCTACATTTACGAATCAGGGCGGTCTCGAGAGCATCGGTTCGAATCTCTTCACTGCGACGCTCTCTTCCGGCGATGCCGTGCTGGGCAATCCCGGGGGCACCGAAGGCGTGGGAACCCTGCAGCAAGGCTATCTCGAAAATTCGAATGTTGACGTGGTGGGTGCCTTTGTACAGATGGTGCTGGCGCAGCGGGCCTATGAAAGCAACTCGAAGGTGGTCACCGCGGCCGACAACATGTACAGCCAGGTCAACAACATGATCAAGTAA
- the flgF gene encoding flagellar basal-body rod protein FlgF: MSSGFYAAYSGLLARTEALDAAASNLSNASTRGFRAEREFFRGAVMGPDALGSQLNRTVNDFGILAGNVLNLSQGALAPTGNPFDLALQGQGFFAVQTENGIRYTRSGQFQRSSAGVLMTADGHPVLNVKNQPITLPVGEFVVSSDGEVSVDGAVVTTLGLWNFAAPEDLNPEGTSLYAPAGKAKPVAAKPEVRQGALEGSNQDVIEGTLQLILVQRQAEMMQKALTVFDGNLDKTASEVLPKV; encoded by the coding sequence ATGAGCAGTGGATTTTACGCAGCATATTCCGGCCTGCTGGCGCGCACCGAGGCGCTCGATGCGGCGGCCAGCAATCTCTCAAACGCCAGCACCCGCGGCTTCCGCGCCGAACGCGAATTCTTTCGCGGCGCTGTGATGGGACCCGATGCCTTGGGTTCCCAGCTCAACCGGACGGTGAATGATTTCGGCATTCTCGCCGGCAATGTACTCAACCTCAGCCAGGGAGCTCTGGCTCCGACCGGTAATCCCTTCGATCTTGCTCTGCAAGGGCAAGGTTTCTTCGCGGTGCAGACGGAGAACGGCATTCGCTACACGCGCAGCGGACAGTTCCAACGCTCGTCAGCGGGAGTGCTGATGACGGCGGATGGACATCCGGTGCTCAATGTCAAAAATCAGCCGATCACGCTGCCGGTCGGTGAATTTGTCGTCAGCTCTGATGGGGAAGTCTCGGTGGATGGAGCGGTGGTGACGACGCTCGGCCTATGGAACTTTGCGGCGCCCGAAGACCTGAACCCTGAGGGCACCAGCCTCTATGCCCCCGCAGGCAAGGCCAAGCCGGTCGCTGCAAAACCGGAGGTGCGGCAGGGGGCGCTCGAAGGCTCGAACCAGGATGTGATCGAGGGAACATTGCAGCTGATTCTCGTGCAGCGTCAGGCCGAGATGATGCAGAAGGCGTTGACGGTTTTTGACGGCAATCTCGACAAGACTGCGAGCGAAGTGCTGCCGAAGGTTTAA
- a CDS encoding FliM/FliN family flagellar motor switch protein — MDAKKSLTGRWTTEAASILAREVSAEMRIEPAEQLPLSGASLCFEIRCTGSVAGSMLVMAETAGLHALLVAAGLASEAAASIEDWEIELWQGLVAQAAQAALAGEAHATAGVAEKSTWERGIPAVALEVVIGEARMLVAVADRTQSMQPVISAEPTSAAASAGSGQPASLPPGVELMVDIELEASLRFGSREMSLNQVLDLGPGDVIELDRHIAEPVDLLVGDRIVARGEVVLVDGNFGLNVTEVATAERRLESIRCLF; from the coding sequence ATGGACGCGAAGAAAAGCCTGACCGGGCGATGGACAACAGAGGCTGCCAGCATCCTGGCGCGCGAGGTTTCTGCCGAGATGCGAATCGAGCCGGCCGAGCAGCTGCCGCTGTCTGGAGCATCTCTGTGTTTCGAGATACGCTGCACGGGCTCGGTGGCGGGCTCAATGCTGGTGATGGCGGAGACAGCCGGCCTGCATGCGCTGCTGGTGGCTGCAGGTTTGGCCTCCGAAGCCGCCGCAAGCATTGAAGACTGGGAGATCGAGCTCTGGCAGGGGCTGGTTGCTCAGGCTGCGCAGGCGGCTCTTGCGGGCGAAGCCCATGCGACTGCCGGGGTAGCGGAGAAGAGCACATGGGAACGAGGTATCCCGGCTGTTGCGCTCGAGGTGGTGATCGGTGAGGCAAGGATGCTTGTCGCGGTGGCCGACCGCACGCAGAGTATGCAGCCGGTAATATCGGCGGAACCGACATCGGCTGCTGCTTCGGCCGGCAGCGGCCAGCCAGCCTCGCTGCCGCCTGGTGTGGAGCTGATGGTGGATATCGAGCTCGAGGCCTCGCTGCGTTTTGGCTCGCGGGAGATGTCTCTCAATCAGGTCCTCGACCTTGGCCCCGGCGATGTGATCGAGCTCGATCGCCATATCGCGGAGCCAGTAGATCTGCTCGTAGGCGATCGTATCGTTGCTCGCGGAGAGGTGGTGCTGGTGGATGGGAATTTTGGTCTGAATGTGACCGAGGTCGCTACGGCCGAGAGGCGTCTGGAGAGCATCCGATGCCTCTTCTAG
- a CDS encoding flagellar motor switch protein FliM, whose translation MGSGTDKPGKDKTLKQDEIDALFQAAQGQSPQVSAGQPAPAADAPAVPKRRVQPYSFSRAGQISNDQMRAISLLNDIFARNLTHYLSVWLRSPFQVTLVSAEQIPFNEFIARIPALSYVCSVRLEPLRAISVLQLEMAPAPTIIDLLLGGQGAAGQLRELTDIEEAILSSVIEIICRELSAAWEPVGLSFHYEQRQMQTQIAHLMPVSEKTLCLNFEVKLEAASGLMNLAFPAVVSNTILHRMVGDWTRQRSHNPEIRARLRRSLGQTKVGAALQLPAFRVPARQIEEMAMPSLLRFPMSATVRPQMRIAGVPLYEAMPVRYGEHRGAQLGERKA comes from the coding sequence ATGGGATCGGGAACGGATAAGCCGGGCAAAGACAAAACACTGAAGCAGGATGAAATCGACGCGCTCTTTCAGGCGGCGCAGGGGCAGTCACCACAGGTTTCTGCTGGACAGCCTGCGCCGGCAGCGGATGCTCCGGCTGTACCGAAGCGCCGTGTCCAGCCCTACAGCTTTTCCCGCGCCGGGCAGATCAGCAATGACCAGATGCGGGCCATCAGCCTGTTGAACGATATCTTTGCGCGGAATCTGACCCACTATCTCAGCGTATGGCTTCGCAGTCCCTTTCAGGTCACATTGGTCTCGGCCGAGCAGATTCCGTTCAACGAATTTATTGCCCGCATTCCGGCGCTCTCGTATGTCTGTTCGGTTCGGCTCGAGCCTCTGCGCGCCATCTCCGTTCTGCAGCTGGAGATGGCGCCGGCGCCGACCATCATCGATCTCCTGCTGGGCGGTCAGGGAGCAGCCGGGCAGCTGCGCGAGCTGACCGATATCGAAGAGGCGATCCTGTCCAGCGTGATTGAGATCATCTGCCGTGAGTTGAGCGCGGCGTGGGAGCCGGTGGGGCTGAGCTTTCATTATGAGCAGCGTCAGATGCAGACGCAGATTGCGCATCTCATGCCGGTCTCGGAGAAGACGCTCTGCCTGAACTTCGAGGTCAAGCTTGAGGCAGCGAGCGGTTTGATGAACCTGGCTTTTCCCGCCGTAGTATCGAATACCATCCTGCACCGGATGGTGGGGGACTGGACGCGTCAGCGCAGCCATAATCCGGAGATCCGTGCGCGGCTGCGCCGCAGCCTGGGACAGACGAAGGTTGGCGCAGCGCTGCAGTTGCCGGCGTTTCGCGTGCCGGCGAGGCAGATCGAGGAGATGGCGATGCCATCGCTGCTGCGTTTTCCCATGAGTGCGACCGTGCGGCCGCAGATGCGCATTGCCGGGGTGCCACTGTACGAGGCCATGCCGGTGCGCTACGGCGAGCATCGTGGTGCGCAGCTGGGTGAGCGCAAGGCATAG
- a CDS encoding FliA/WhiG family RNA polymerase sigma factor: MQSMGRDGEQAEAGRQGGSGWKKLPVQAAGAATRQPRLDVEGGSLSAAEYGSGEEASPGISPDSGAAAGKEIVFSAEQERLMLDHMPTVRFLARRIHERLPQHVEMEDLVSAGVLGLMDALQKFDPNKKVQFRSYAQFRIRGAILDSLRTLDWSPRDLRRKGRAVEEAIRALTTRMGRSPSENEVAAELQMELGEYQQLLGELKGLEIGTLHAERSEDSGEEELAYIPNRPEDDPLFRCLRGELKSRLAEAIDQLPERERLVMTLYYYEEMTMKEIGLTLGVVESRVSQIHASAVLHLRSHLSAFRRGPVARGRRGGKQERQEV; the protein is encoded by the coding sequence ATGCAAAGTATGGGCCGTGATGGGGAGCAAGCGGAGGCGGGACGGCAGGGAGGCAGTGGGTGGAAGAAGCTGCCCGTGCAGGCTGCAGGCGCAGCGACGCGCCAGCCCCGGCTGGATGTGGAAGGTGGGAGCCTGAGCGCGGCAGAGTATGGATCTGGAGAAGAGGCGAGCCCAGGGATCTCTCCTGATAGCGGAGCGGCTGCCGGGAAGGAAATCGTCTTTTCGGCCGAGCAGGAGCGGCTGATGCTGGACCACATGCCGACAGTGCGCTTTCTCGCACGGCGTATCCATGAGCGGCTTCCGCAACACGTGGAGATGGAGGATCTGGTGAGCGCAGGAGTGCTGGGGTTGATGGATGCGCTGCAGAAGTTCGATCCCAATAAAAAAGTACAGTTCCGCAGCTATGCGCAGTTCCGCATCCGCGGGGCGATTCTCGACAGCCTGCGCACGCTCGACTGGAGTCCGCGCGATCTGCGCCGCAAAGGGCGTGCCGTTGAAGAGGCGATCCGCGCACTGACCACACGCATGGGGCGCAGCCCGTCGGAGAACGAAGTCGCGGCGGAATTGCAGATGGAGCTGGGCGAGTACCAGCAGTTGCTGGGTGAGTTGAAGGGACTCGAGATTGGCACACTGCATGCTGAGCGTTCGGAGGATTCGGGAGAAGAAGAGCTGGCTTATATTCCGAATCGTCCCGAGGATGATCCGCTCTTCCGGTGTCTGCGCGGCGAGCTCAAGTCGCGGCTGGCCGAGGCTATCGATCAGCTGCCGGAGCGGGAGCGCCTGGTGATGACTCTCTACTACTACGAGGAGATGACCATGAAAGAGATTGGTCTGACTCTGGGCGTGGTGGAATCGCGGGTCTCGCAGATTCACGCTTCGGCCGTGCTGCATCTGCGCAGTCATCTCTCCGCCTTTCGCCGTGGTCCGGTCGCGAGGGGGCGAAGAGGCGGAAAGCAGGAGAGGCAAGAGGTGTGA
- the flhA gene encoding flagellar biosynthesis protein FlhA, whose amino-acid sequence MSRTVVSPAVKKREALRGARELVLPLSAISVIFVMLIPIPALLMDLLLAMSMAASVLVFLAAVQVRKAVDLSVFPTLLLLLTLFRLSLNIASSRRILLHGSEGTAAAGHVIESFGQFVVGGNYVVGFVLFLALIAIQFLVVSHGAVRTAEVTARFTLDALPGKQMAIDADMNAGLIDEAGARARRQAVAQEAEFYGAMDGAARFNQRDALATILITAINIVAGLLIGTLQQGAPLDEAVRTYTILTVGDGLVTMIPSLLVSVAGGIVLTRASSSGALGDELGSQLFRRRPTLYVGGAVMGALCLVPGLPKLPFLLLAMVLLVAARRLRGEAKQESTATGREQGAGAKSATDSPIALPRSDELSLEIGFQLIPLVDEKQGGQMLSRVRTLRRSLSAELGFLIPPVHISDNLRLRPREYVISLRGLEIGRWQTESNLLLAVSAEADPRPVPGKETREPAFGVAARWISPGLENQATAAGYAVVDLVTAITTHLGELIRRHAHELLGRSETKRLLDSLNESHPKLVEELVPKVLTLGEIQRVLQQLLREQVSIRELGTILEALLETAPANKSLPALVEAARRALGRRILQPWLDADGTLRVLTLDAAIEEELPALLQGEGTTTRLLGEGRPANSLRRLADSVKQLIGPPTASAPPVLLCPSPARFYLRRWLEPVLPRLAVVAPAEIPPDIRMRPVGLVR is encoded by the coding sequence ATGAGCCGTACCGTGGTATCTCCCGCAGTCAAGAAGCGTGAAGCCCTGCGCGGCGCGCGCGAACTGGTGTTGCCGTTAAGCGCGATCAGCGTGATCTTCGTGATGCTGATCCCGATTCCGGCGCTGCTGATGGACCTGCTGCTGGCCATGTCCATGGCCGCTTCGGTGCTGGTTTTCCTGGCCGCAGTGCAGGTGCGCAAGGCTGTCGACCTCTCGGTCTTTCCTACGCTGCTGCTGCTGCTGACGCTTTTCCGCCTGTCGCTGAACATTGCCTCGAGCCGCCGTATCCTGCTGCATGGCAGCGAAGGAACGGCCGCTGCTGGCCATGTGATTGAGTCCTTCGGACAGTTCGTTGTCGGCGGTAATTACGTGGTGGGATTCGTGCTCTTCCTGGCCTTGATCGCGATTCAGTTTCTTGTCGTCAGCCATGGCGCGGTGCGTACGGCCGAGGTAACGGCGCGGTTCACCCTCGATGCGCTGCCCGGCAAGCAGATGGCCATCGATGCAGATATGAATGCCGGGCTTATCGACGAGGCCGGAGCGCGGGCAAGGCGACAGGCTGTGGCTCAGGAGGCTGAATTTTACGGCGCAATGGATGGTGCGGCGCGCTTCAATCAGCGCGATGCGCTGGCGACGATTCTGATTACCGCGATCAACATTGTCGCCGGGTTGCTGATCGGCACGCTGCAGCAGGGGGCGCCACTCGACGAGGCCGTGCGCACGTACACCATCCTTACGGTCGGCGATGGCCTGGTCACGATGATCCCCTCGCTGCTGGTCTCCGTGGCCGGTGGTATCGTGCTGACGCGCGCCTCTTCATCCGGCGCGCTTGGTGACGAACTGGGCTCGCAACTCTTCCGCCGCCGTCCGACACTCTACGTAGGCGGAGCGGTCATGGGCGCTCTCTGCCTGGTGCCGGGACTGCCGAAGCTGCCCTTCCTGCTGTTGGCCATGGTGCTGCTCGTGGCAGCGCGGCGACTTCGCGGTGAGGCAAAACAGGAGAGCACAGCAACAGGGCGTGAGCAGGGTGCTGGCGCAAAGTCCGCGACCGACTCGCCGATCGCCTTGCCGCGCAGCGATGAACTCAGTCTTGAGATTGGCTTTCAGCTGATTCCGCTGGTCGATGAAAAGCAGGGCGGCCAGATGTTGTCGCGGGTACGTACGTTGCGGCGCAGTCTTTCGGCGGAGCTAGGCTTCCTGATTCCGCCTGTTCACATTTCGGACAATCTGCGCCTGCGGCCTCGAGAGTACGTCATTTCGTTGCGCGGTCTGGAGATTGGCCGATGGCAGACCGAATCGAATCTGCTGCTCGCGGTGAGTGCGGAGGCCGACCCGCGCCCGGTTCCCGGTAAGGAGACACGCGAACCGGCCTTCGGGGTGGCGGCGCGATGGATTTCGCCCGGACTCGAAAACCAGGCAACAGCCGCAGGCTATGCCGTGGTCGATCTGGTAACCGCCATCACCACACATCTGGGAGAGCTGATTCGCCGCCATGCGCACGAGCTGCTGGGGCGCTCCGAGACCAAGCGGTTGCTCGACTCGCTCAACGAGAGTCATCCGAAGCTGGTCGAGGAACTGGTGCCGAAGGTGCTTACGCTCGGCGAGATACAGCGCGTGCTGCAGCAGCTGCTGCGCGAGCAGGTCTCGATACGGGAGCTGGGAACGATTCTCGAAGCGCTGCTCGAGACCGCTCCTGCCAACAAGTCACTGCCCGCTCTGGTCGAAGCCGCGCGTCGTGCTCTGGGACGGAGAATTCTGCAGCCATGGCTCGATGCCGATGGGACGTTGCGCGTGCTGACACTCGATGCCGCCATCGAAGAAGAGCTTCCTGCATTACTGCAGGGCGAAGGGACGACGACCCGCTTGCTGGGAGAGGGCCGTCCAGCCAACAGTTTACGGCGGCTGGCCGATTCTGTGAAACAGCTCATCGGGCCTCCCACGGCTTCGGCCCCTCCCGTGCTTCTCTGTCCGAGTCCGGCGCGTTTTTACCTGCGGAGGTGGCTTGAGCCGGTGTTGCCGCGCCTGGCAGTCGTCGCTCCGGCCGAGATTCCGCCGGACATTCGGATGCGGCCGGTGGGGCTGGTGCGCTGA
- a CDS encoding EscU/YscU/HrcU family type III secretion system export apparatus switch protein: MSGERTEKASPRRRQKATERGDRVFSRDLVAACGMLATLLALARIAPGWPGTWITDLAHTLAVIASSASPVGNVEMDTAAWVVRLRALMLAPMLPVGILLLTSFSASLFAAAAQVRGISFSVTPLGPHWGRLNPVQGMQGLFSLRGLARLARSLLPAAVLVFFAMRRVYAQAALPLLSSSQLLEMFSGSYNILLDTAWILFAWSAVDYIVEWRSWESRQRMTKEEVREEHKQTEGNPQVRGRIRSLRRQMRRRMLKADVRRATVVITNPTHYAVALSFDFETMEPPRMVAKGRNLIAAQIREEARWAGIPIVENPPLARSLYHSLEPGQGIPYNLYAAVAAILAYLYRQRVEERLREEQAARMRAEEQRAGQRNTPQRRAASRNSESARTEPSPMLPGQASSLPQATDGERQ; this comes from the coding sequence ATGAGTGGCGAGCGCACAGAAAAAGCTTCGCCGAGGCGACGTCAGAAAGCGACCGAGCGAGGCGACCGTGTCTTCAGCCGTGATCTGGTGGCGGCCTGTGGCATGCTGGCTACACTGCTGGCTCTGGCGCGGATCGCGCCAGGTTGGCCTGGCACATGGATCACGGATCTTGCTCATACGCTTGCGGTGATCGCTTCGTCTGCATCGCCGGTGGGGAACGTGGAGATGGATACCGCTGCCTGGGTTGTACGGCTGCGTGCGCTGATGTTGGCTCCGATGCTGCCTGTGGGCATTCTTCTGCTGACCTCATTCTCGGCGTCGCTTTTTGCCGCTGCGGCGCAGGTCCGCGGCATCTCCTTCAGCGTGACGCCGCTGGGTCCGCACTGGGGCAGGCTCAATCCCGTACAGGGTATGCAGGGGCTGTTCTCCTTGCGTGGCCTGGCGCGGCTGGCGCGATCGCTGTTGCCAGCCGCGGTGCTGGTGTTTTTTGCCATGCGCCGGGTATATGCGCAGGCAGCATTGCCGCTGCTCTCGAGCAGTCAGCTGCTGGAGATGTTTTCCGGCAGTTACAACATTCTGCTCGATACGGCGTGGATTCTCTTTGCCTGGTCGGCGGTCGACTACATCGTCGAGTGGCGCAGCTGGGAGTCGCGCCAGCGCATGACCAAGGAAGAGGTGCGCGAGGAGCATAAGCAGACCGAGGGCAATCCCCAGGTGCGCGGCCGCATCCGGTCGCTGCGCCGGCAGATGCGGCGGCGCATGCTCAAGGCCGATGTACGCCGTGCGACGGTTGTCATCACGAATCCGACGCATTATGCCGTGGCTCTCAGCTTCGACTTCGAAACGATGGAGCCGCCGCGGATGGTGGCGAAAGGGCGGAATCTGATTGCAGCCCAGATCCGTGAAGAGGCGCGCTGGGCGGGAATTCCAATCGTTGAGAATCCGCCGCTTGCCCGCTCTCTCTATCACTCGCTCGAGCCCGGCCAGGGCATTCCCTACAACCTTTACGCAGCGGTCGCGGCGATCCTGGCTTATCTCTATCGGCAGAGGGTGGAAGAGAGGCTGCGGGAGGAGCAGGCCGCGCGGATGCGAGCCGAGGAGCAGCGCGCAGGACAAAGAAATACGCCTCAGCGTCGTGCGGCTTCTCGCAATTCGGAGTCGGCGCGTACCGAGCCTTCCCCGATGCTGCCTGGTCAGGCATCGTCACTTCCGCAGGCCACCGATGGAGAGAGGCAATGA
- a CDS encoding flagellar biosynthetic protein FliR: protein MDALLAVPQSLPGGWPAYLSAILLVMIRISCLMVTAPIFSSEVIAPRLKVIFVLLVSLLVAPIAAAMPLPSAAHSVPVIGVSLRAVAGEMAAGSLFGLELTLFGEILLFAGQVLGFQFSFSLVNLLDPYAPYQTPLLGQLFSLFGTLILFASGLYRELLMALVRSFRVAPPGAVWVSGENGLTVVARLGGVLLAALELAAPVIAATLLVEVGIAVLGRVAPQLPVMMLSIPIKTLVGYGAMLAGLALWPRFLELHFESLLDAGESLLQQMAVPR, encoded by the coding sequence ATGGATGCGCTGCTTGCTGTTCCTCAGTCACTGCCGGGCGGCTGGCCTGCGTATCTCTCCGCCATACTGCTGGTCATGATTCGCATCAGCTGCCTGATGGTTACGGCTCCAATTTTTTCTTCTGAAGTCATTGCGCCGCGGCTGAAGGTGATCTTCGTACTGCTGGTCTCTCTGTTAGTGGCTCCGATTGCTGCAGCCATGCCGCTCCCTTCCGCGGCGCACTCCGTTCCGGTTATAGGGGTGAGCCTCCGTGCTGTTGCCGGGGAGATGGCGGCCGGCTCGCTCTTTGGCCTGGAACTGACACTCTTCGGCGAGATTTTGCTCTTTGCGGGACAGGTGCTTGGCTTCCAGTTCAGCTTCTCGCTGGTAAATCTTCTCGATCCTTATGCTCCCTACCAGACACCGCTGCTTGGCCAGCTCTTCTCTCTCTTTGGCACGCTCATACTCTTTGCCTCAGGGCTATATCGCGAGCTGCTGATGGCGCTGGTGCGCAGCTTTCGCGTCGCGCCTCCGGGCGCGGTATGGGTGAGCGGCGAGAACGGCCTCACGGTGGTGGCACGGCTGGGCGGAGTATTGCTGGCTGCGCTCGAGCTGGCTGCGCCGGTGATCGCGGCAACGCTGCTGGTGGAGGTCGGCATTGCGGTGCTGGGGCGCGTTGCGCCGCAATTGCCGGTGATGATGCTGTCGATTCCGATAAAAACGCTGGTTGGTTATGGAGCCATGCTGGCTGGTCTTGCGCTCTGGCCCCGTTTTCTGGAGTTGCACTTCGAGTCGCTGCTCGATGCCGGTGAGTCTTTGCTGCAACAGATGGCGGTGCCACGATGA
- a CDS encoding flagellar biosynthetic protein FliQ has product MTTDLVVNILRHMLEQAMLISAPVLIAAALISFLLSLAQTLTSLQEQTFTTVPRLLLVGTLILIGLPWFARRMVEYTVHMFTDLHRYLG; this is encoded by the coding sequence ATGACCACAGATCTGGTCGTAAACATCCTCCGCCACATGCTCGAACAGGCCATGCTGATCAGTGCGCCGGTGCTGATCGCTGCCGCGCTGATCAGCTTCCTGCTGAGCCTCGCGCAGACATTGACCTCGCTGCAGGAGCAGACCTTTACGACCGTGCCCCGTCTGCTGCTGGTGGGCACGCTCATTCTTATCGGCCTGCCGTGGTTTGCCCGCCGGATGGTCGAGTACACAGTTCACATGTTCACCGATCTTCACCGGTATCTGGGATAG
- the fliP gene encoding flagellar type III secretion system pore protein FliP (The bacterial flagellar biogenesis protein FliP forms a type III secretion system (T3SS)-type pore required for flagellar assembly.) encodes MILAAAASSASHLLPLSLPATDSHSVPWTVLFVLTLLTLLPAIVLSMTPMVRLLVVFHFLRQALGTQTAPSNQVLMGLALLMSWFLMQPVLHQVDQQAVEPFRLGQIDGWEAIKRGVEPPRLYMLRYAKEQDLAIFTSAAALPRPARPEDLPLRVVAPAYMLSELKAGFEIGAILFLPFLLIDMIIASITTSVGMFQLPPVVISTPLKILLFVMANGWNLLAGSLLKSF; translated from the coding sequence ATGATCCTTGCCGCTGCTGCGTCTTCCGCCTCGCATCTGCTTCCATTATCGCTCCCCGCTACCGATTCGCACTCGGTGCCGTGGACGGTGCTTTTTGTCCTGACCCTGCTGACGCTGCTGCCCGCGATCGTACTCTCGATGACGCCGATGGTACGGCTGCTGGTGGTCTTTCACTTTCTGCGCCAGGCGCTGGGCACGCAGACCGCGCCGTCCAATCAGGTGTTGATGGGCCTCGCCCTGCTGATGAGCTGGTTTCTTATGCAGCCGGTGCTGCACCAGGTAGATCAGCAGGCCGTCGAGCCTTTTCGTCTTGGCCAGATCGATGGATGGGAGGCGATAAAGCGAGGTGTCGAGCCACCGCGCCTCTATATGCTGCGCTATGCCAAGGAGCAGGACCTGGCGATTTTCACCTCGGCTGCCGCGTTGCCCAGGCCGGCACGGCCTGAAGACCTGCCGCTGCGTGTGGTCGCACCGGCCTACATGCTCTCCGAGCTCAAGGCCGGCTTCGAGATCGGTGCCATCCTCTTTTTGCCCTTCCTGCTGATCGACATGATTATCGCCTCGATCACGACCTCGGTCGGCATGTTTCAGCTGCCGCCGGTTGTGATCTCTACCCCGCTCAAGATTCTGCTCTTTGTGATGGCCAACGGCTGGAATCTGCTGGCCGGATCGCTGCTCAAAAGCTTCTGA
- a CDS encoding flagellar biosynthetic protein FliO, with protein sequence MYSERSRRVSVPTPIGGWAAVLLAGARSLLASRSKTVRPALSLEERLPLGGNRAVMLVACDGHRYLLGGSADSLFLIGEVSPLEAQSEGAASFRETLAAASSAVEAAGNTEGAR encoded by the coding sequence GTGTACTCTGAGCGCTCTCGCCGGGTAAGTGTCCCCACTCCGATTGGCGGCTGGGCCGCGGTGCTGCTCGCAGGTGCGCGTTCGCTGCTGGCTTCCCGATCGAAGACTGTGCGTCCTGCTCTTTCACTCGAGGAGCGTCTGCCGCTGGGCGGAAACCGCGCGGTGATGCTGGTGGCGTGTGACGGACATCGCTACCTGCTGGGCGGCTCGGCCGACTCACTTTTCCTGATCGGGGAGGTCTCGCCGCTGGAGGCACAGAGCGAAGGTGCTGCTTCTTTCCGCGAGACGCTGGCAGCTGCCTCTTCCGCAGTTGAAGCAGCAGGGAATACGGAGGGCGCGCGATGA